In Clostridium sp. SY8519, one genomic interval encodes:
- a CDS encoding helix-turn-helix transcriptional regulator — protein MKKSLIDLYTSIAHGIACQFGSNCEVVVHDLQAFDPEHSIIAIENGHVTGRKVGDGPSHIVLESLLHRETIREDRLAYLTRTRDGKILKSSTIYIRDDSGNIIGIFGINYDISLMLATENLLHSITGTSPDTEKNETIALNVSDLLQELLEQSVSNIGKPVALMSREDKVQVIRQLNDAGAFLITKSGPKVCQFLGISKYTLYSYLDEIKSI, from the coding sequence ATGAAAAAATCCCTTATTGATCTATACACCAGTATTGCCCATGGAATCGCCTGTCAGTTCGGTTCCAACTGTGAAGTCGTGGTTCACGACCTGCAGGCCTTCGATCCGGAACATTCCATCATTGCCATTGAGAACGGTCACGTAACCGGCCGGAAAGTCGGTGACGGCCCCTCCCACATCGTTCTGGAATCACTGCTCCACCGGGAAACCATCCGGGAAGACCGGCTGGCGTATCTTACCAGAACCAGAGACGGCAAGATTCTCAAATCCAGCACCATCTACATCCGGGATGACAGTGGAAATATCATCGGCATCTTTGGCATCAATTATGATATCTCACTGATGCTTGCCACGGAGAATCTTCTCCATTCCATTACCGGCACCAGTCCGGACACCGAAAAAAATGAAACCATTGCCCTGAATGTCAGTGACCTCTTGCAGGAACTGCTGGAGCAGAGTGTCAGCAATATCGGCAAACCCGTGGCATTAATGAGCCGGGAAGACAAAGTCCAGGTCATCCGTCAGCTGAACGATGCCGGCGCGTTTCTGATCACAAAATCCGGCCCGAAAGTCTGCCAGTTTCTGGGAATTTCCAAATATACGCTGTACAGTTATCTGGACGAGATCAAATCGATCTGA
- a CDS encoding GNAT family N-acetyltransferase — protein sequence MAEIKYNYEKEQNRVAAYDGSKCVGTCEYTAPGSIWIITHTKVDPAYGGQGIAGALVDGVMQEAKKAGVKVKPFCSYAAKLFQKNPAYGEQEDHSVITVYGMPTCPDCAYVDAQIADHPSFQFVDVGAHVKNLKAFLRVRDKSPVFDDAKENGYAGIPCFVLADGTVTLSPEAVGLQPKPAEGKACRLDGSGC from the coding sequence ATGGCAGAAATTAAATACAACTATGAAAAAGAGCAGAACCGGGTGGCCGCTTATGACGGCAGCAAATGTGTAGGCACCTGTGAATATACAGCGCCCGGCAGCATCTGGATCATTACCCATACCAAGGTGGATCCGGCATACGGCGGGCAGGGCATTGCCGGCGCGCTGGTAGACGGCGTCATGCAGGAAGCAAAGAAAGCCGGCGTAAAAGTAAAACCCTTTTGTTCCTATGCCGCAAAGCTGTTTCAGAAGAATCCGGCCTATGGGGAGCAGGAGGACCATTCGGTGATTACGGTGTATGGCATGCCCACCTGTCCGGATTGCGCTTATGTGGACGCGCAGATTGCGGATCATCCGTCCTTTCAGTTTGTGGATGTGGGCGCCCATGTAAAGAACCTGAAAGCCTTTCTGCGTGTCCGGGACAAGAGTCCTGTATTTGATGACGCAAAGGAAAACGGTTATGCGGGAATCCCCTGTTTTGTACTTGCGGACGGTACGGTTACCTTATCACCGGAAGCCGTGGGTCTGCAGCCAAAACCGGCGGAAGGCAAGGCCTGCCGTCTGGACGGCAGCGGGTGCTGA
- the xdh gene encoding selenium-dependent xanthine dehydrogenase → MYQVKINGTVYHSEQDKKLLRFLRDDLHLTATKDGCSEGACGTCTVLVDGKKTKACVVSLSRLEGKEVLTVEGIDPEEMKVYEHCFAEAGAVQCGFCIPGMVISAKSLLDVNCNPTRADVKKAIQGNLCRCTGYKKIEEAILLAADFFREKRKIPKNPTTLHMNERFKRIDAAEKVNGSGIYADDIEIEGMLYAKPVFSKYPRARIERIDISKAEQHPDCVKVLTKKDVPCNKIGHIKQDWDVMMGEGDITRYVGNVLAVVATPDKDKLEEIADLVEVEYTELDPVTDPFDALKGDAPLIHPDGNIMSRANLVRGDADEAIKNSKYVVTRKYKTSWQEHGFMEPECAVALPEGENGILVYTTSQSVYDVQRECSTMLGVEPERVHARASLVGGGFGGKEDMTVQPYAVLMAWITKKPVKVKYSRQESLDYHVKRHPMEMEFTTACDENGRLTAMKGIIIADTGAYASLGGPVLHRACTHAAGPYNYQNIDIFGMSVYTNNCVSGAFRGFGVTQSCFATEMNINLLAEMVGIDPWEFRRRNAIKPGDVLPNGQLADPNTNMEACLDAIKETYYAHPYAGIACGFKNAGTGMGKKDIGRVLLSIENGKIHIRTSASCMGQGIGQMVLTEICHVTDLDPALFVFETADTVRTPDSGTSTASRQTVVTGEAARRVGEKLKTALDSGKTIEELEGKEFFGEYSVKSDPLGAIKENPISHVSYSYGAQVVILNEEGKIEKAVSAFDVGTPVNIQSVEGQIEGGMLMGIGYGVTEKFECVDGRPKSRFGTIGFMRAMEAPELEVILCQPAEEDKLPYSLGAKGCGELCMIPTAPACAHAYYRLDGKFRNSLPLKDTYYRKA, encoded by the coding sequence ATGTACCAGGTAAAAATCAACGGAACCGTATATCATTCGGAACAGGACAAAAAGCTGCTCCGGTTTCTGAGGGATGATCTTCATCTTACGGCGACGAAAGACGGGTGCAGTGAAGGCGCCTGCGGGACCTGTACGGTGTTGGTGGATGGAAAGAAGACAAAGGCCTGCGTAGTGTCTTTAAGCAGACTGGAAGGAAAAGAAGTTCTGACCGTGGAGGGGATTGATCCGGAGGAAATGAAAGTCTACGAGCATTGCTTTGCGGAAGCCGGTGCGGTACAATGCGGTTTCTGCATTCCGGGTATGGTGATTTCCGCAAAGAGCCTGCTGGATGTCAACTGCAATCCGACCCGGGCAGATGTGAAAAAAGCAATCCAGGGGAATTTGTGCAGATGTACCGGCTATAAAAAGATTGAAGAAGCAATCCTTCTGGCGGCGGATTTCTTCCGGGAAAAGCGTAAGATTCCAAAGAATCCCACCACTCTGCATATGAATGAACGGTTCAAACGGATTGACGCGGCAGAAAAAGTAAATGGCAGCGGAATCTATGCGGATGATATTGAAATAGAAGGGATGCTGTACGCAAAGCCGGTATTTTCAAAATATCCGCGCGCAAGAATCGAACGAATTGATATCAGCAAAGCGGAACAGCATCCGGACTGCGTCAAAGTGCTGACAAAGAAAGACGTACCCTGCAACAAAATCGGTCATATTAAGCAGGATTGGGATGTAATGATGGGAGAAGGAGACATTACCAGATATGTGGGAAATGTACTGGCGGTAGTGGCCACTCCGGACAAAGATAAGCTGGAAGAGATTGCCGATCTGGTAGAAGTGGAATATACCGAGCTGGATCCTGTAACCGATCCCTTTGACGCGCTCAAAGGAGATGCGCCTCTGATTCATCCGGATGGAAATATTATGAGCCGGGCAAATCTGGTTCGCGGAGATGCGGATGAAGCCATCAAAAACTCGAAATATGTCGTTACAAGAAAATATAAGACTTCCTGGCAGGAACATGGTTTTATGGAACCGGAATGCGCAGTTGCGCTTCCGGAGGGAGAAAACGGGATTCTCGTATACACTACAAGCCAGTCTGTATATGATGTACAGAGAGAATGTTCCACGATGCTTGGTGTGGAGCCGGAGCGTGTACACGCGCGAGCCAGCCTGGTAGGCGGTGGCTTTGGCGGGAAAGAAGATATGACGGTGCAGCCGTATGCGGTTCTCATGGCATGGATCACGAAAAAGCCGGTCAAAGTGAAATATTCCCGACAGGAATCCCTGGATTATCATGTAAAAAGGCATCCGATGGAGATGGAATTTACTACAGCCTGTGATGAAAATGGCAGACTGACGGCCATGAAGGGAATCATTATTGCGGATACAGGTGCCTATGCGTCGCTGGGCGGCCCGGTTCTGCATCGTGCCTGTACACACGCGGCTGGTCCTTACAATTATCAGAACATTGATATTTTCGGGATGTCAGTATATACAAATAACTGCGTGTCCGGCGCCTTCCGCGGCTTTGGCGTGACCCAGAGCTGTTTCGCGACAGAAATGAATATCAATCTTCTGGCAGAAATGGTGGGTATTGATCCCTGGGAATTCCGTCGGAGAAATGCGATCAAACCGGGAGATGTACTGCCAAACGGACAGCTGGCTGATCCAAATACGAATATGGAGGCCTGCCTGGATGCCATTAAAGAGACATATTATGCCCATCCTTATGCCGGTATTGCCTGCGGATTCAAAAATGCCGGAACCGGTATGGGGAAGAAAGATATCGGAAGAGTGCTTTTATCCATAGAAAATGGAAAAATTCATATCCGCACATCGGCTTCCTGCATGGGGCAGGGAATTGGCCAGATGGTTCTGACAGAAATCTGCCACGTGACAGATCTGGATCCCGCACTGTTTGTGTTTGAAACAGCGGATACCGTTCGGACGCCGGATTCCGGGACTTCTACCGCCTCCAGACAGACGGTGGTGACCGGGGAAGCTGCCCGGCGTGTCGGAGAAAAACTGAAGACTGCATTGGACAGCGGAAAAACAATAGAGGAACTGGAAGGCAAAGAGTTCTTCGGAGAATATTCCGTGAAATCCGATCCTCTGGGAGCAATCAAAGAGAATCCAATCAGTCATGTGTCTTACTCTTATGGCGCGCAGGTGGTGATCCTGAATGAAGAAGGGAAAATCGAAAAGGCTGTATCGGCCTTTGATGTGGGTACGCCAGTGAATATCCAGTCTGTGGAAGGTCAGATTGAAGGCGGGATGCTGATGGGAATCGGTTATGGAGTTACAGAGAAATTCGAATGCGTGGACGGCCGTCCGAAGAGCCGCTTCGGTACGATTGGCTTTATGCGCGCTATGGAGGCACCGGAACTGGAGGTCATACTCTGCCAGCCGGCAGAGGAAGACAAACTGCCGTATTCCCTGGGGGCAAAAGGCTGCGGCGAGCTTTGCATGATACCGACAGCGCCGGCATGCGCGCATGCATATTACCGTCTGGACGGGAAATTCCGAAACAGCCTGCCGCTGAAAGATACCTATTACAGAAAAGCATAA
- a CDS encoding InlB B-repeat-containing protein — MGKRKRKFVRPAACISLAAVTLLAGTPGLAYGASTDTAANTQTEAAAKQAPAARSSWDEWLKKLAAYSAISSEFQKYAASRDSIKGDILIKETGDSAYSTESDAGYPVKEGKSYTLGLKLDVTGIKKDLNDIKDAVSNNAAVKDYFGYMGNGGLDVVGVRNLTSKLEADVTIPEGLDVSGEEFQQALSQLQLGDNFGPYTSNAKVHVDNTDVKDYDLSGYKFAVTSAAYDESARKVHIVMELQTPKNYNGKSYDEVSQFNFACLYAVVEAMPDTYTLELPGLQADSSKKLGKMTIRGSMGDNTSQSNCYMSANLTYSSGLSFRSNWYATQLEGGQDALQADGISLTAVRKAALTYQANGGTGTMDSTEGLLGESVKAADNQFTRAGYTFSGWNTKSDGSGTTVASGAEVPMDTEAVTLYAQWKKQQTPVEEHTITFHPNNGEAVFTQTAPNGGKAVKPENPARKGYQFAGWYADSGLKKAYNFSAPVTGNLDLYAKWKKTSAPAKPVKKVSGVLLPKVIAYGRHKQVLTWTGLTNVDGYYVYTNHCDEAKKPHPFRKVADYKASRKRVYTVTNLKTYHHYKYYVAAYRIVNGKKKIVKNSVTVHSVCGNTNARYTNVKKVRVNKTSVTLKKGKSYRIGAIIHKHHSRRPILDKTHCGAVRFLSRDSKIASVDYAKGIVKARKPGKTTIYVLGVNGVRTKVSVTVK, encoded by the coding sequence ATGGGAAAACGAAAAAGAAAGTTTGTGCGGCCAGCTGCCTGCATTTCTCTGGCAGCAGTTACGTTGCTTGCAGGGACTCCGGGACTGGCGTATGGGGCTTCGACCGATACTGCCGCCAATACACAGACTGAGGCTGCGGCGAAACAGGCGCCGGCGGCAAGAAGCTCATGGGATGAGTGGCTGAAGAAACTTGCAGCATACAGTGCGATTTCATCGGAATTTCAGAAGTACGCGGCGTCAAGAGATTCCATCAAGGGAGATATCCTGATCAAAGAGACGGGAGATTCCGCATACAGCACCGAGAGTGACGCCGGCTATCCGGTGAAAGAGGGCAAATCCTATACCCTGGGACTGAAGCTGGATGTAACGGGAATCAAAAAAGACCTGAATGATATTAAAGATGCCGTCAGCAATAATGCTGCGGTCAAGGATTATTTCGGTTACATGGGCAATGGCGGACTGGATGTGGTAGGTGTCAGAAATCTGACCAGTAAACTGGAGGCTGACGTGACGATTCCGGAAGGGCTGGACGTATCCGGAGAAGAATTCCAGCAGGCGTTAAGTCAGCTGCAGCTGGGAGATAATTTCGGCCCGTACACCAGCAATGCGAAAGTCCATGTGGACAATACGGATGTGAAGGATTATGACCTGTCCGGATACAAATTCGCGGTGACCAGCGCAGCATATGATGAGAGTGCCAGAAAGGTGCATATTGTCATGGAGCTGCAGACACCGAAAAATTATAACGGCAAATCTTATGACGAGGTCAGCCAGTTTAATTTTGCCTGCCTGTATGCTGTCGTGGAAGCGATGCCGGATACCTATACCCTGGAACTGCCTGGACTGCAGGCAGACAGCAGCAAAAAACTTGGAAAAATGACAATCCGGGGCAGTATGGGAGACAATACCAGTCAGTCTAACTGCTATATGAGCGCCAATCTGACCTATTCCAGCGGCTTGTCCTTCCGCAGCAACTGGTACGCTACCCAGCTGGAGGGCGGACAGGATGCGCTGCAGGCAGACGGAATCTCCCTGACAGCGGTTCGAAAGGCCGCTCTGACCTATCAGGCCAACGGAGGAACGGGAACCATGGATTCGACGGAAGGCCTGCTGGGCGAATCGGTAAAGGCGGCGGACAATCAGTTCACCCGTGCCGGTTATACGTTCAGCGGATGGAATACAAAGAGTGACGGATCCGGAACCACAGTGGCAAGCGGCGCGGAAGTTCCTATGGACACGGAAGCGGTCACCCTGTACGCGCAGTGGAAGAAACAGCAGACACCGGTTGAAGAACATACCATTACCTTCCATCCCAACAACGGGGAAGCGGTGTTTACACAGACCGCACCGAACGGCGGGAAAGCAGTGAAACCGGAAAATCCGGCAAGAAAAGGCTATCAGTTTGCCGGCTGGTATGCAGACAGCGGGCTGAAGAAAGCGTATAATTTCTCCGCACCGGTGACAGGCAATCTGGACCTGTACGCAAAATGGAAGAAAACATCTGCACCGGCGAAACCGGTCAAGAAGGTGTCCGGCGTGCTTCTGCCGAAAGTAATTGCCTACGGCCGGCACAAACAGGTGCTGACCTGGACAGGCCTTACCAATGTGGACGGCTACTATGTCTATACCAACCACTGCGATGAGGCAAAAAAGCCGCATCCATTCAGAAAAGTGGCGGACTATAAGGCATCCAGAAAACGCGTATACACAGTGACGAATCTGAAAACTTATCATCATTACAAGTATTATGTGGCTGCCTACCGGATTGTAAACGGTAAAAAGAAAATTGTAAAAAACAGTGTAACCGTTCATTCTGTCTGCGGCAATACCAACGCGCGTTATACAAATGTGAAGAAGGTAAGAGTAAACAAGACTTCGGTCACACTGAAAAAGGGAAAGAGCTATCGGATCGGGGCGATCATTCACAAGCATCACAGCAGACGTCCCATCCTGGATAAGACCCATTGCGGTGCGGTTCGTTTTCTGTCCAGAGACAGCAAAATCGCCTCTGTGGATTACGCGAAGGGGATTGTCAAAGCAAGAAAGCCGGGAAAAACCACGATTTATGTCCTGGGAGTAAACGGCGTTCGGACAAAAGTAAGCGTGACAGTAAAATAG
- a CDS encoding nucleotidyltransferase family protein yields MLKEKQIWNGLVLSAGLSSRMGAFKPLLPLRGKTVLGCTVDSLLAAGVSEVTVVTGYRGEELEAYLSAHYGSNVRMIRNQQYRDSDMLASVCVGLTQMAPCAAFFLLPGDMPFVSRETLQALIQARLATGSPLVFPELDGRRKHPPLIDASLIPQIQSYCGTEGLRGLWDSYQSVIRTVPVSDTGVGIDLDTGNDYAMYAS; encoded by the coding sequence TTGCTTAAGGAAAAACAGATATGGAACGGTCTGGTTTTGTCTGCTGGTCTTTCCAGCCGGATGGGAGCCTTCAAACCACTGCTTCCGCTGCGTGGAAAAACAGTCCTCGGATGTACAGTAGACAGCCTTCTGGCTGCAGGTGTCAGCGAAGTCACAGTAGTAACTGGATACCGGGGGGAGGAACTGGAGGCCTATCTGTCAGCACATTATGGAAGTAACGTGCGTATGATACGGAATCAGCAGTACAGGGACAGCGATATGCTTGCTTCTGTTTGTGTCGGACTGACACAGATGGCGCCATGCGCGGCGTTTTTTCTTTTGCCGGGTGATATGCCTTTTGTCAGCAGAGAGACGCTGCAGGCACTGATCCAGGCTCGGCTTGCTACCGGGAGCCCGCTTGTTTTTCCGGAACTGGACGGACGCCGCAAGCATCCGCCGCTGATTGACGCATCACTGATTCCGCAGATTCAGAGTTACTGCGGAACAGAAGGGCTGCGTGGGCTGTGGGACAGTTATCAGTCTGTGATTCGAACCGTTCCCGTCAGTGATACGGGAGTAGGGATCGATCTCGATACAGGAAATGATTATGCGATGTATGCATCATAG
- a CDS encoding InlB B-repeat-containing protein, whose translation MMSKWFHSAWQTGRRSRTWIRSMGIVLAVILCFTMLYAVPAYALSNSAVIVLDTNGGTGGGKVTITEEKKVAAPLPAAQQNGYVFNGWWTKNGEKWGSILKPGDREPSSSTTYFARWTEISDTTAKTNTYFYGKAADDSSGSVTYNYGEIGTVNKGFTYNYGTIGTVPAAADSGTYNYGTIENYGSAKGSWGLSNNYGVIKNNSGNVKDNYGIIESSSGTVSSNDGTVKNNTGTVKETEEGSVTYNEGGTISEARNGTIYNYSGTVTQYWASGSPKVYNFAGGTFAYNSSSGGATIYDLGGKTSGKPGRYDKTLSCYKVDLGNGLVKSYDGDFIQAKDGSVFLPEGGTGTLTPAEGVDQLYMTGGDLTKNNDGTYTVSNVKKDTAVSDVPSYSISYDLDGGTLADGDSNPAVYTSKDTVTLKNPQDKKNSEYTEYLFDGWTGTGLDAPSKEVTIPAGSTGDRSYKATWKPNPDLITITFKYDEDSRGIVKKYDKSQAGSAFGSLLKDAKLDSYVDRTGYDFAGWHTEAKGGEKIDSTTARPSGDTTFYAHWKIRTVTIQLDGNGGTDGGSFTGKYKETIGVIPMSTRSGYIFNGWWTKDKKGNWGSVLSARDGFPAQNTTYYARWTKKTADNTTSFINGTSGFDGFYDAADENRGNVSDNYGEIGLVTEGGTVGNNYGSIAIYKGGSISNNYGLIEKNKGSLNYNYNLLTENSGEVDYNEGSLKENRGKLHNNRADVTNNKGTVDYNYGVLRVNDETGGVDANHGEIQFNAGTVNRNYGKVRNFGGTIKQGSKDAETTEFYKVLPGSRVEKVTYEKGFTEFKNAGWLEEKKGIGIIRVTLTSDALEEAFTVKADGCSIVKNEDGSYTLRNAAKDVTISAEPAAYRISYDLGGGKGVNKTSYTFDDEAFSLNIPIRKGYTFTGWSGTDLTGEDNMEVTVPKNSHGNRSYQAHWKPVTYKISYKLKGGTIKGVNPASYTVETAGFTLRNPKREGYVFTGWTGTGLMGSAKTVTVKRGSTGNRIYQASWKRPAMTAKLTASGNTAQKLTWSKAGARKYEVYQVLCSGSKYKKIAETKKTSLTVKNLKKGTQYKYYVIALDSSGKRIAKSMVVHSIVGNSAGRLTNAKSVRVTAPKKKIRAGQTLRLNVTAKGVKSGRRLLWKGHTSEYRYLVLSTEYAGTVSNAVKVYKNGTVKGMSKGKVKVYVFAANGVSAYITLEVK comes from the coding sequence ATGATGAGTAAGTGGTTCCATTCTGCCTGGCAGACAGGAAGACGAAGCAGGACATGGATCCGCAGCATGGGGATTGTTCTTGCGGTAATTTTATGCTTTACGATGCTGTATGCCGTTCCGGCGTACGCATTATCGAACTCGGCCGTTATTGTACTGGATACCAATGGAGGCACAGGCGGAGGCAAAGTAACGATAACAGAAGAAAAAAAGGTGGCTGCGCCCCTGCCCGCCGCACAGCAGAACGGATACGTGTTTAACGGCTGGTGGACGAAAAACGGTGAAAAATGGGGCAGCATTCTGAAACCGGGAGACCGAGAACCGAGTTCCAGCACCACCTATTTTGCCCGCTGGACAGAAATCAGCGATACAACAGCGAAAACCAATACTTATTTTTACGGAAAGGCGGCAGACGACAGCAGCGGAAGCGTGACTTACAATTACGGTGAGATCGGTACCGTGAACAAGGGGTTTACATATAATTACGGAACCATCGGCACAGTACCCGCGGCCGCTGACAGCGGCACGTATAACTACGGAACCATTGAGAATTATGGTTCTGCGAAGGGCTCCTGGGGACTGAGCAATAACTACGGAGTAATTAAAAACAACAGCGGAAATGTAAAAGACAACTACGGCATCATCGAAAGCAGCAGCGGAACCGTTTCTTCAAACGACGGAACCGTAAAGAACAACACCGGTACCGTGAAAGAGACGGAAGAGGGGTCTGTCACCTATAATGAAGGCGGGACCATTTCGGAAGCGAGAAACGGCACGATATACAATTACAGCGGCACGGTAACACAGTACTGGGCCAGCGGCAGTCCGAAAGTATATAATTTCGCGGGCGGAACCTTTGCATATAACAGCAGCAGCGGTGGTGCCACGATCTATGATCTGGGTGGAAAAACATCCGGCAAACCGGGACGATACGACAAAACGCTTTCCTGTTACAAGGTGGATCTTGGCAACGGACTGGTGAAGAGCTATGACGGTGATTTTATCCAGGCAAAGGACGGCAGTGTATTCCTGCCGGAAGGCGGGACAGGAACACTGACGCCTGCAGAGGGTGTGGATCAGCTGTACATGACCGGCGGCGATCTGACGAAGAATAACGATGGAACATATACTGTTTCTAATGTGAAAAAAGATACGGCTGTCAGTGATGTGCCCAGCTATTCCATCAGTTACGACCTGGATGGAGGCACACTGGCAGACGGCGATTCGAATCCGGCGGTCTACACGTCGAAGGATACCGTCACGCTGAAGAATCCGCAGGATAAAAAGAACAGTGAATATACGGAATACCTGTTTGACGGCTGGACCGGAACGGGACTGGACGCACCCTCGAAAGAAGTTACCATTCCGGCCGGCAGCACGGGAGACCGGAGCTACAAAGCCACATGGAAGCCAAATCCGGACCTGATCACCATTACATTCAAATATGATGAAGATTCCAGGGGAATCGTAAAGAAATATGATAAGAGCCAGGCAGGAAGTGCATTTGGAAGCCTGCTGAAGGATGCAAAGCTGGACAGCTATGTCGACAGAACCGGGTATGACTTTGCCGGCTGGCATACCGAGGCGAAAGGCGGCGAGAAGATTGACAGCACTACGGCGCGGCCATCCGGGGACACCACCTTCTATGCCCACTGGAAGATCCGCACCGTGACCATTCAGCTGGATGGAAATGGCGGCACAGACGGCGGCAGCTTCACAGGAAAGTACAAAGAGACAATCGGTGTGATTCCGATGAGCACCCGCAGCGGTTACATTTTTAACGGCTGGTGGACCAAAGATAAAAAAGGAAACTGGGGCAGCGTGCTGAGTGCCCGTGACGGCTTCCCGGCACAGAACACTACTTACTATGCCCGCTGGACGAAAAAGACTGCGGACAATACCACTTCTTTTATCAACGGGACTTCTGGTTTTGACGGATTCTATGATGCCGCTGATGAGAACAGAGGAAACGTTTCCGACAACTATGGTGAAATCGGCCTGGTGACAGAAGGCGGAACGGTAGGGAACAACTACGGATCGATTGCCATTTACAAGGGAGGATCCATCTCCAATAACTATGGTCTGATCGAGAAGAACAAAGGAAGTCTGAATTACAACTACAACCTGCTGACGGAAAACAGCGGAGAAGTGGATTACAATGAAGGCTCGCTGAAAGAAAACAGAGGAAAACTCCATAACAATCGCGCAGATGTGACAAACAATAAAGGTACCGTTGATTATAATTACGGTGTTCTTAGGGTGAATGATGAGACCGGCGGTGTGGATGCCAACCACGGAGAAATTCAGTTCAACGCCGGAACTGTTAACAGAAATTACGGCAAAGTACGCAATTTCGGCGGCACGATTAAGCAGGGCAGCAAAGACGCGGAGACGACAGAATTCTACAAAGTTCTTCCGGGTTCCAGAGTAGAAAAAGTCACCTATGAAAAGGGATTCACGGAATTTAAGAATGCGGGCTGGCTGGAAGAGAAAAAAGGAATCGGTATCATTCGGGTAACACTCACCAGTGACGCGCTGGAGGAAGCCTTTACGGTAAAAGCAGACGGCTGCAGCATCGTGAAGAACGAAGACGGCAGTTATACGCTGCGTAATGCAGCAAAGGATGTAACGATCAGCGCTGAGCCGGCGGCATACAGGATTTCCTATGATCTGGGCGGCGGCAAAGGGGTGAACAAGACAAGCTATACCTTTGATGATGAGGCGTTTTCGCTGAATATACCGATCCGAAAAGGGTACACATTCACCGGCTGGAGCGGTACGGATCTGACGGGGGAAGACAACATGGAGGTTACCGTGCCGAAAAACAGTCACGGTAATCGCAGCTACCAGGCACACTGGAAGCCGGTTACCTACAAAATCAGCTATAAGCTGAAAGGCGGAACAATCAAAGGCGTAAACCCTGCTTCTTATACGGTTGAGACCGCCGGCTTTACCCTGCGTAACCCGAAGCGGGAAGGCTATGTTTTCACCGGCTGGACCGGAACCGGGTTAATGGGCAGTGCAAAGACAGTAACGGTGAAACGGGGAAGCACCGGAAACCGGATCTACCAGGCTTCCTGGAAACGACCGGCCATGACCGCGAAACTGACCGCTTCCGGTAATACGGCGCAGAAGCTGACCTGGAGCAAGGCAGGCGCCCGGAAGTACGAGGTATACCAGGTACTCTGCTCAGGAAGCAAATATAAGAAAATAGCGGAAACGAAAAAAACATCCCTGACTGTGAAGAACCTGAAAAAGGGAACCCAGTACAAATATTATGTCATTGCCCTGGATTCTTCCGGGAAACGGATCGCAAAATCCATGGTGGTGCACAGTATTGTGGGAAATTCCGCGGGAAGACTGACCAATGCGAAGTCGGTACGTGTGACCGCACCCAAAAAGAAAATCCGGGCAGGGCAGACGCTTCGCCTGAACGTGACGGCAAAAGGCGTGAAATCCGGCAGACGGCTTCTGTGGAAGGGACATACATCGGAATACCGATATCTTGTCCTGAGCACAGAGTATGCCGGCACGGTTTCGAATGCCGTGAAAGTCTATAAGAACGGCACAGTAAAGGGAATGTCCAAAGGAAAAGTGAAAGTGTATGTATTTGCGGCCAACGGCGTATCTGCATACATAACGCTGGAAGTGAAATAA